In a genomic window of Physeter macrocephalus isolate SW-GA chromosome 14, ASM283717v5, whole genome shotgun sequence:
- the LOC102991297 gene encoding LOW QUALITY PROTEIN: Parkinson disease protein 7 homolog (The sequence of the model RefSeq protein was modified relative to this genomic sequence to represent the inferred CDS: deleted 1 base in 1 codon), which yields MASERALVILATGAEEVETVIPVDVTRRAGIKVTIAGLAGKDPVQCSRDVVICPDASLEDAKKEGPNEVVVMPGGGLGAQNLSQSSAVKEIPKEQEKRKGLIAAICAGPTALLAHEIGFGSKVTTHPPAKDKMVDGSHYSYSENRVERDGLILTSRGPGTSFEFALAIVEALAGKEVAEQVRAPLVLKD from the exons ATGGCTTCAGAGAGAGCTCTGGTCATCCTGGCTACGGGAGCAGAGGAGGTGGAGACGGTCATCCCTGTTGATGTCACGAGACGAGCTGGAATTAAGGTCACCATTGCAGGTCTGGCTGGAAAAGACCCGGTACAGTGTAGCCGAGATGTTGTCATTTGTCCTGATGCCAGTCTAGAAGATGCAAAAAAAGAGGGACCT AACGAGGTGGTGGTTATGCCAGGAGGTGGTCTGGGCGCACAGAATTTATCCCAGTCCTCAGCTGTGAAGGAGATACcgaaggaacaagaaaagaggaagggccTCATCGCCGCAATCTGTGCGGGACCTACGGCTCTGCTGGCTCATGAAATAGGTTTTGGAAGCAAAGTTACAACACACCCACCTGCTAAAGACAAAATGGTGGACGGAA gtCATTACAGCTACTCAGAGAACCGTGTGGAAAGGGATGGCCTGATCCTCACCAGCCGGGGGCCGGGAACCAGCTTTGAGTTTGCTCTGGCGATCGTCGAGGCGCTGGCCGGCAAGGAGGTGGCCGAACAAGTCAGGGCCCCGCTGGTTcttaaagattag
- the AIMP2 gene encoding aminoacyl tRNA synthase complex-interacting multifunctional protein 2 isoform X2, whose product MPMYQGESDPSLQALESRQDDILKRLYELKAAVDGLSKMIQTPDADLDVTNIIQADEPAALSTSALDLNSVLGKDYGALKDIVINANPASPPLSLLVLHRLLCDHYKVLSTVHTHSAVKSVPANLLRCFGEQTRQRPRHEYQLGFTLIWKDVPKTQMKFSVQAMCPIEGEGNIARFLFSLFGQKQDAVNLTLIDSWVDIAIFQLKEGSSKEKAAVFRSMNSALGKSPWLVGNELTVADVVLWSVLQQTGGCGGTAPANVQKWMRACENLAPFHTALKLLQ is encoded by the exons GGAGAGTCGGACCCATCTCTTCAAGCTCTTGAGTCCCGCcaagatgatattttaaaacgTCTGTATGAATTGAAAGCTGCGGTTGATGGTCTCTCCAAGATGATTCAGACACCAGACGCGGACTTGGATGTAACCAACATAATCCAAGCTGACGAGCCCGCTGCTTTATCGACCAGCGCATTGGACTTAAATTCCGTGCTTGGAAAG GATTACGGGGCGCTGAAGGACATCGTGATCAACGCCAACCCCGCCTCGCCACCCCTCTCCCTGCTTGTGCTGCACCGGCTGCTCTGTGACCACTACAAGGTCCTGTCCACCGTTCACACGCACTCAGCGGTCAAGAGCGTGCCGGCCAACCTCCTCAGGTGCTTCGGCGAGCAGACGAGGCAGCGGCCCCGTCACGAGTACCAGCTGGGTTTTACTCTGATTTGGAAGGACG tgcCGAAGACTCAGATGAAGTTCAGCGTCCAAGCGATGTGTCCCATCGAAGGAGAAGGGAACATTGCGCGcttcctgttctctctctttggCCAGAAGCAGGATGCTGTGAATTTAACCCTCATAGATAGCTGGGTAGATATAGCTATTTTTCAGCTAAAAGAGGGAAGCAGTAAAGAAAAAGCCGCTGTGTTCCGCTCCATGAACTCTGCTCTTGGGAAGAGCCCCTGGCTCGTTGGGAATGAACTCACGGTGGCGGATGTCGTGCTGTGGTCCGTTCTCCAGCAGACAGGGGGCTGCGGTGGGACAGCGCCAGCCAACGTGCAGAAGTGGATGAGGGCCTGTGAAAACCTGGCCCCTTTTCACACGGCCCTCAAGCTCCTTCAGTGA